The Lycium ferocissimum isolate CSIRO_LF1 chromosome 10, AGI_CSIRO_Lferr_CH_V1, whole genome shotgun sequence genome window below encodes:
- the LOC132033969 gene encoding putative transcription elongation factor SPT5 homolog 1, whose amino-acid sequence MPRRRDYDDDDEPEDDEDDVYEDEVEEELLEEEDVEDRGGGGKAAGRKRRRSDFIDDVAEEDEDEDDEDDDDDEDYGGGGGGGNRRRPKRRTGSEFFDLEAAVDSDEDEEEEEGEDDFIVDNGADIPDEDGARREYRHRLLPHDDQEEDLEALTRSIQQRYARSPHVEYDEEATDVEQQALLPSVRDPKLWMVKCAIGREREVAVCLMQKAIDRGPELQIRSVVALDHLKNYIYIEADKEAHVREACKGMRNIYASAKIMLVPIKEMTDVLSVESKAVDLARDTWVRMKMGTYKGDLAKVVDVDNVRQRVVVKLIPRIDLQALANKLEGREAPKKKAFIPPPRFMNIDEAREMNLRVERRRDPMSGDYFENIGGMMFKDGFLYKTVSMKSIRTLNIQPTFDELEKFRQPGEGGDGDMASLSTLFANRKKGHFMKGDRVIVVKGDLRNLKGHVEKVEEDTVHIRPNQKDLPLTLAFSDKELCKYFDPGNHVKVVSGSSEGATGMVVSVQGHVVNLVSDTTKELLRVFADNVVESSEVTSGLTRIGEYELHDLVILDNRSFGVIIRVESEAFQVLKGVPDRPEVALVRLREIKSKVDRKWNAQDRFKNPLAVKDVVKVLEGPCKGKQGPVEHIFRGVLFIYDRHHLEHAGFICAKTQACVLVGGSRANGDRNGNPLSSRFAHMRAPPRAPQSPMRSSRGGPPMSHGGRHRGGRGQDALIGADVKIRLGPFKGCKGRVVDIKGTSVRVELEAQMKVVTVDRNHISDNVNVLTPFREPSRYGLGSETPSHPSRTPLHPFMTPMRDPGATPIHDGMRTPMRDRAWNPMSPPRDNWEDGNPASWGSSPQYQPSSPRSRVYEAPTPGSGWTNTPSGNYSDAGTPRDNGSAYANAPSPYLPSTPGGQPPMTPSSAYIPGTPGGQPMTPGSGGLDMMSPIGGGDTEGPWLLPDILVNVRKSNDDIVIGVVHEVLADGSCSVGLGSSGNGDTIIAHPTEIEIVVPKKSDKIKIMGGPQRGATGKLIGVDGTDGIVKVDDTLDVKILDMVLLAKLAHA is encoded by the exons ATGCCACGTAGACGTGACTACGACGACGACGACGAACCAGAGGATGATGAAGATGACGTGTACGAAGACGAGGTAGAGGAAGAATTATTAGAAGAAGAAGATGTTGAGGatagaggaggaggaggaaaggCTGCTGGAAGGAAACGGCGGAGATCAGATTTCATTGATGACGTGGCggaggaagatgaagatgagGATGATGAAGACGACGATGACGATGAGGATTATGGCGGTGGCGGTGGTGGAGGAAATAGGAGAAGACCTAAAAGGAGGACAGGTTCCGAATTCTTTGATTTAGAAGCTGCTGTTGATAGTGATgaggatgaagaagaagaagaaggcgaAGACG ATTTCATAGTAGATAATGGAGCTGATATACCTGATGAGGATGGCGCCAGACGTGAATATCGTCACCGACTGTTGCCACATGATGACCAAGAAGAAGACCTTGAGGCGCTTACGAGAAGCATTCAGCAAAGATATGCGAGGTCACCTCATGTAGAGTATGATGAGGAAGCAACAGATGTTGAGCAGCAAGCTCTCTTGCCATCTGTTAGGGATCCAAAGCTCTGGATGGTGAAATGTGCG ATTGGCCGTGAGAGAGAGGTCGCGGTTTGCCTAATGCAAAAGGCAATTGATAGAGGACCTGAATTGCAAATTCGATCAGTTGTAGCCCTTGATCATCTTAAgaactatatatacatagaagCGGACAAAGAAGCCCACGTGAGGGag GCATGCAAGGGTATGCGCAATATATATGCCTCCGCTAAAATAATGCTGGTTCCCATAAAAGAGATGACTGATGTCCTTTCAGTTGAAAGCAAAGCGGTTGATCTTGCTAGGGATACTTGGGTCCGAATGAAGATGGGGACTTACAAGGGAGACCTTGCGAAG GTTGTGGATGTCGATAATGTGAGACAGAGAGTCGTCGTAAAATTAATTCCAAGGATTGATTTACAGGCTCTTGCAAACAAGTTG GAAGGGAGGGAAGCTCCAAAGAAAAAGGCATTTATTCCTCCGCCACGCTTCATGAATATTGATGAAGCCAG AGAGATGAATCTACGTGTGGAACGTAGGCGAGACCCGATGTCAGGTGACTATTTTGAGAATATTGGAGGTATGATGTTCAAAGATGGTTTCCTATATAAGACAGTGTCAATGAAATCAATCAGAACCCTGAACATACAGCCAACTTTTGATGAACTTGAGAAATTTCGCCAACCTGGTGAGGGTGGGGATGGCGATATGGCTAGTCTATCTACTTTGTTTGCAAATAGGAAAAAAGGTCATTTTATGAAGGGTGACCGAGTTATTGTGGTGAAGGGGGATCTCAGGAACTTGAAAGGCCATGTTGAGAAAGTCGAAGAAGATACTGTTCATATCAGACCAAATCAGAAAGACCTTCCTTTG ACTTTGGCTTTTAGTGACAAAGAGCTGTGCAAGTACTTTGATCCTGGAAATCACGTGAAAGTAGTATCGGGTTCATCTGAAGGTGCAACCGGCATGGTTGTTTCTGTTCAGGGGCATGTGGTTAACTTGGTATCAGATACTACTAAGGAACTT CTCCGTGTATTTGCTGATAATGTTGTTGAGAGTTCTGAAGTAACATCTGGTCTCACTCGTATTGGGGAATATGAGCTCCATGACCTTGTAATACTAGA CAATAGGAGTTTTGGTGTGATTATACGTGTAGAAAGTGAAGCCTTCCAG GTTCTTAAGGGTGTGCCTGATAGACCTGAGGTAGCACTTGTTAGACTTAGAGAGATCAAATCAAAAGTTGACAGGAAATGGAATGCCCAAGATAGGTTTAAGAATCCCTTAGCGGTGAAAGACGTGGTAAAAGTTCTTGAAGGTCCTTGCAAA GGAAAACAAGGTCCTGTAGAACACATCTTCAGAGGAGTTCTCTTTATTTATGATCGTCATCATCTTGAGCATGCTGGTTTTATTTGTGCCAAAACCCAagcttgtgtgttggttggtgGTTCACGGGCAAATGGTGATAGAAAT GGTAACCCCTTGTCATCAAGATTTGCGCATATGAGAGCTCCACCACGTGCTCCTCAATCTCCAATGAGATCATCTAGAGGTGGCCCACCTATGAGTC ATGGAGGAAGACATAGAGGTGGAAGAGGGCAGGACGCTTTAATTGGAGCTGATGTGAAAATTCGCCTTGGCCCATTCAAAGGTTGTAAAGGCCGTGTTGTAGATATCAAAGGAACTTCAGTCCGAGTTGAACTGGAAGCCcagatgaaagttgttacag TTGATCGCAACCATATTTCGGATAATGTTAACGTGTTAACGCCATTCAG GGAACCATCTAGATATGGTTTGGGAAGTGAAACACCATCACATCCTTCAAGGACTCCACTCCACCCCTTTATGACACCTATGAGAGATCCTGGAG CAACACCTATCCATGATGGCATGAGGACGCCAATGCGTGACAGAGCATGGAATCCAATGAGTCCACCTAG GGACAATTGGGAAGATGGAAACCCTGCTTCCTGGGGGTCAAGTCCGCAGTATCAG cCATCTAGTCCTCGTTCAAGGGTGTATGAAGCACCTACTCCTGGTTCTGGTTGGACCAACACTCCTAGTGGTAATTACAGTGATGCCGGGACCCCAAGAGACAATGGTTCTGCATATG CTAATGCTCCAAGTCCTTACTTGCCATCAACTCCTGGTGGACAACCACCAATGACACCGAGTTCAGCATATATACCTGGTACTCCTGGTGGGCAGCCAATGACTCCTGGAAGTGGTGGGCTGGATATGATGTCACCTATAGGAG GTGGGGATACGGAAGGTCCTTGGCTCTTGCCTGATATCTTGGTCAATGTACGGAAGTCCAATGACGATATTGTCATTGGAGTTGTCCATGAGGTGCTAGCG GATGGTTCCTGCAGTGTTGGACTTGGATCAAGCGGCAATGGTGACACGATCATTGCGCATCCAACTGAGATTGAGATAGTTGTACCAAAGAAGTCGGATAAAATCAAGATCATGGGTGGTCCGCAACGTGGTGCAACCGGTAAGCTTATTGGTGTTGATGGCACTGATGGGATTGTAAAGGTTGATGACACCCTTGATGTTAAGATATTAGACATGGTACTTTTGGCGAAGTTAGCGCATGCATAG
- the LOC132033970 gene encoding alcohol dehydrogenase 1-like, giving the protein MSTTAGQVIRCKAAVAWEAGKPLVIEEVEVAPPQKMEVRLKILYTSLCHTDIYFWEAKAQNSVFPRILGHEAAGIVESVGEGVTELAPGDHVLPVFTGECKNCAHCKSEESNMCSLLRINTDRGVMINDEQSRFSINGKPIYHFVGTSTFSEYTVVHVGCVAKINPLAPLDKVCVLSCGISTGLGATLNVAKPTKGSSVAVFGLGAVGLAAAEGARIAGASRIIGVDLNASRFELAKKFGVTEFVNPKDYNRPVQEVIAEMTDGGVDRSVECTGHIDAMISAFECVHDGWGVAVLVGVPHKEAVFKTHPMNLLNERTLKGTFFGNYKPRSDLPSVVEQYMNKELELEKFITHQLPFSEINKAFDLMLKGEGLRCIIHMDQSNSFLIKHGMELL; this is encoded by the exons ATGTCTACCACTGCTGGACAAGTCATTCGTTGCAAAG CTGCTGTGGCATGGGAGGCAGGGAAGCCACTGGTAATAGAGGAAGTGGAAGTGGCACCTCCTCAGAAAATGGAAGTTCGTCTCAAAATCCTCTACACTTCCCTTTGCCACACTGATATCTACTTTTGGGAAGCCAAG GCCCAAAATTCAGTTTTTCCTCGTATTCTTGGACATGAGGCAGCAGG GATTGTGGAGAGTGTGGGAGAGGGAGTGACAGAACTTGCTCCAGGGGACCATGTACTTCCAGTGTTCACTGGTGAATGCAAAAACTGTGCACACTGCAAATCAGAAGAGAGCAATATGTGCAGCCTATTGAGGATTAACACAGACAGGGGAGTGATGATTAATGATGAGCAATCAAGATTCTCCATCAATGGGAAGCCCATTTACCATTTTGTAGGGACATCCACTTTTAGTGAGTACACTGTGGTTCATGTTGGTTGTGTTGCCAAAATCAATCCACTTGCTCCTCTTGACAAAGTCTGTGTCCTCAGTTGTGGAATTTCAACTG GCCTTGGTGCAACTCTGAATGTTGCCAAACCAACAAAAGGCTCAAGTGTGGCTGTGTTTGGACTTGGGGCTGTAGGCCTTGCT GCTGCTGAAGGAGCAAGGATTGCAGGGGCTTCAAGAATTATCggtgttgatttgaatgcaAGCAGATTTGAGCTAG CAAAGAAATTTGGCGTGACAGAATTTGTGAACCCAAAAGACTATAACAGACCAGTTCAAGAG GTAATAGCTGAGATGACCGATGGTGGAGTTGACCGTAGCGTAGAGTGCACAGGCCACATTGATGCTATGATTTCTGCATTTGAATGTGTCCATGAT GGCTGGGGAGTTGCTGTTCTTGTGGGAGTACCCCATAAAGAAGCTGTATTCAAGACGCACCCTATGAACTTGTTGAATGAAAGGACTCTAAAGGGCACATTCTTTGGAAACTACAAGCCGCGATCGGATCTTCCTTCTGTAGTGGAGCAATACATGAATAAGGAACTAGAATTGGAGAAGTTCATAACTCATCAGCTCCCATTTTCTGAAATCAACAAGGCTTTTGATCTCATGCTCAAAGGAGAAGGCCTTCGTTGCATCATCCACATGGACCAATCTAACTCTTTCCTCATCAAACATGGCATGGAGCTGCTATAA